The genomic stretch CTTCGTCGATATTCCCATCGGTCGGAGTCCGATCCTTCGGACGCAGGCCCGCACGAGTCGGGTCTGCCCATGTCATCACGAACCGATACGGTCATGCCATGACGACGGAGCCCCGAGCTGCGCTTGACCGCCTGATTGCTGCTCTTGAGGCGCACCTGGACGCCGCCAGCAAGCGGACGGGGGAGGCCGACCCCGCAGTGGTGGCGGCCTACCAGACCTTGGCCGACGCCTTCGAGACCTACGACGAGTCGCTCTACGACGCCTTCGACGAGGTGACGCCCTTCGTTCTCTACGACGACGCCGAAGACGCGCTCACCGGCGAGGACGACGACGAGGACGACGATGACGACCTCGAGGACTACGAGGACGAGGACGACGAGGACGACGATGAGGAGGAGGACGAGAAGGACGACACGCCCGCCCCGGCGCGGCCCTGACCTTCTTTTCCTTCGTTCTTCTTCATGGCCCGCCCGACCATATTCATAGCCCCGCCCGACCATGGGTGCCGGCCGGCTGAGCCGGGCCGGCACTTCGTGCTGTCCGGGCACAGATGAAACACCATTCAATTACTATTCGGTAGTTCGCTGTGGCCACAGTTCAACGTGTGAATACACCACGTCGTTCCCGTTCTCGCGGCATCCGGGGGAATCCCGGGCCCGCGCATCGCCTTCTGCAAATCTTTTGATTAATCTGTAAGGCGTTTCCCGGCAGCGTCTTTGGTGATCTTCACGGCTGATTGCGCCGGTGCCTGAGTGAATTCTCGGGCATCTCGGATTGACCTCAGGGTCTGATGGCCCGCAATCTGTTCACTGTAAGTCTCCAGTCGGACTCATATGGTCACGCTCGGTTTCGACCACGTTGTCTTCCGAGGGCCTTCGGCTGGAGTTCCGGGCATGGACGCCCGACCCACATGTCCCATGCACCTCCCCGACGCCGCCGAACGACGCCAGGAGAGATCCATGAGCAAGGAGTCCACGTCCACCGTGACACCGCCCACCGGTGTGCCGGAGAACCGTGTTGAAGTAACCAAAACAACCACACCGCAGTCTCATTGGCGGGCCGACACGGAAGCGTCGCTGGTCGTCTTCCTGGTCGCGCTGCCCTTGTCACTCGGCATCGCCGTCGCCTCGGGTGCGCCCGTGGTGGCCGGCATCATCGCCGCCGTCATCGGCGGCATCGTCTGCGGGCTGATCGGTGGCGCGCCGCTACAGGTCACCGGCCCGGCCGCGGGTCTCACCGCGGTCGTGGCCGGACTCGTCGCCGAGCACGGCTGGCGGGTCACCTGTCTGATCACCGTGATGGCGGGCCTGGTCCAGATCGGATTCGGCCTGACCAAGGTGGCCCGGGCCGCCCTGGCCATCTCGCCGGCCGTGGTGCACGGCATGCTCGCCGGCATCGGCCTGACCATCGTGGTCGGCCAGCTGCACGTGCTGCTCGGGGCGAAATCGCCCAGCTCCGCCCTGCAGAGCATGACCCAGCTGCCGGGGGAGGTCATCGGCCTGCACACGGCGTCCGCACTGCTCGGGCTCGGGACGATCGCCCTCACCCTGCTCTGGCCTCACATGGTGGCCTACCTGGGCCCGCTGCGCACGGTGCCGGCCCCGCTGGCGTCCGTCACCCTGATGACGCTCGCCTCGCTGCCGTTCACCGTCGAGCGCGTCGATCTGCCCGGCAACCTGCTGTCCGCCGTGCAGCTCCCGGAACTGCCCGACACGGCCTGGGTCTCGGTCGGGATCGGGGTGCTCACCGTGGCCCTGGTGGCCAGCGTGGAGACACTGCTGTCGGCCGTCGCGGTGGACAAGATGCACGAGGGCCGGCGGGCCGATCTCGACCGGGAGCTGATCGGTCAGGGCTCGGCGAACATCCTCTCCGGTCTGGCCGGCGGCCTGCCGGTGACGGGGGTGATCGTGCGCAGCGCCACCAACGTCCGGGCGGGGGCCAGGACGAAGTGGTCGGCCGTGTTGCACTCGGTCTGGGTGGCCCTGTTCTCCGTGGTCCTGGTCTCGGTGGTGATGCGGATCCCGCTGTCGGTACTGGCCGGTCTGCTCGTCGTGATCGGGCTCGGGCTGGTCAATCTCGGTCATCTGCGCA from Kineosporia sp. NBRC 101731 encodes the following:
- a CDS encoding primosomal protein — translated: MTTEPRAALDRLIAALEAHLDAASKRTGEADPAVVAAYQTLADAFETYDESLYDAFDEVTPFVLYDDAEDALTGEDDDEDDDDDLEDYEDEDDEDDDEEEDEKDDTPAPARP